Proteins co-encoded in one Rhopalosiphum maidis isolate BTI-1 chromosome 2, ASM367621v3, whole genome shotgun sequence genomic window:
- the LOC113552844 gene encoding alkylglycerol monooxygenase-like isoform X3, producing the protein MSHAILQECAKLFYRGSEHCLYFWIYNNYKICELPWNSIAFWYFSAIAVDFCYYWMHRASHEIHIFWAQHQVHHSSEEFNVTVGVRQSIFQSLVGIVCYAPLALFVPPVLLMVHQQLSLLYQIWIHTETISTIGPLDYVLNTPAYHRVHHGSNLYCLDKNYGGVLIIWDRIFGTFQDFYPDKPITYGLVYQKNAFNPLSLQFFYNLNLYYKWNSMNGWKNKLRSVIRGPSWIPGLSWTGHDGRRASVAGRRKKYDVKISYALKSYLLVHFIAVVNGYFTLTTIPHSEINITCMAISTFYVVWSLTSIGLMFEKSSWSKCFECSRCLTMFVHLIYLEPQSFLTALTIAIYQLLMGTSVVIWTITCLIR; encoded by the exons ATGAGTCATGCCATCTTGCAAGAGTGTgccaa actgtTTTATAGAGGATCAGAACATTGTTTATACTTTtggatttataacaattataaaatttgtgaaCTACCTTGGAATTCTATAGCTTTCTGGTATTTTTCGGCGATTGCGgttgatttttgttattattggaTGCACAGAGCCAGTCATG aaattcatattttttgggCTCAACATCAGGTTCACCACAGTTCTGAGGAATTTAATGTTACTGTTGGAGTAAGACAATCGATATTTCAAAGTTTAGTGGGAATT GTGTGCTATGCTCCTTTGGCTTTATTTGTTCCACCAGTCTTGTTAATGGTGCATCAACAATTGAGTCTCTTGTACCAGATTTGGATCCATACCGAAACAATATCAACTATTGGACCATTGGactatgttttaaatactcCTGCATACCATAGGGTGCATCACG ggAGCAATCTATACTGTTTAGATAAGAACTATGGAggcgttttaattatatgggACAGAATATTCGGAACGTTCCAAGACTTTTATCCGGACAAACCCATTACGTATGGTTTAGTATATcagaaaaatgcatttaatccTCTATCCTTGCAA tttttctacaatttaaatttatattataaatggaatAGTATGAATGGTTGGAAGAACAAATTAAGGTCGGTCATCAGGGGACCAAGCTGGATACCAGGCCTGTCATGGACAGGTCACGACGGAAGGCGTGCTAGT GTTGCAGgacgtagaaaaaaatatgatgtgaAGATATCTTATGCACTTAAGTCATATTTACTGGTTCATTTCATTGCAGTTGTCAATGGATATTTTACGTTAACAACAATTCCTCATTCT gaaattaatattacgtgCATGGCAATTTCTACGTTTTATGTTGTCTGGTCACTGACGAGCATAGGCTTGATGTTCGAAAAGTCATCGTGGTCAAAATGCTTTGAATGTTCAAGATGCTTAACCATGTTCGTTCATCTAATATATTTGGAACCTCAATCGTTTTTGACCGCATTAACTATCGCCATATATCAGTTGTTAATGGGTACTTCAGTTGTTATTTGGACTATTACATGTTTAATACGTTAA
- the LOC113552844 gene encoding alkylglycerol monooxygenase-like isoform X2 yields the protein MNFETANTTVLLWDMFYLGNPHRHMYKDIKHLPHIYAQAWPYFLTLLVLENGLRLWQRKQILRLNDSITSMSHAILQECAKLFYRGSEHCLYFWIYNNYKICELPWNSIAFWYFSAIAVDFCYYWMHRASHEIHIFWAQHQVHHSSEEFNVTVGVRQSIFQSLVGIVCYAPLALFVPPVLLMVHQQLSLLYQIWIHTETISTIGPLDYVLNTPAYHRVHHGSNLYCLDKNYGGVLIIWDRIFGTFQDFYPDKPITYGLVYQKNAFNPLSLQFFYNLNLYYKWNSMNGWKNKLRSVIRGPSWIPGLSWTGHDGRRARRRKKYDVKISYALKSYLLVHFIAVVNGYFTLTTIPHSEINITCMAISTFYVVWSLTSIGLMFEKSSWSKCFECSRCLTMFVHLIYLEPQSFLTALTIAIYQLLMGTSVVIWTITCLIR from the exons atgaattttgaaACTGCCAATACAACGGTTTTACTATGGGACATGTTCTACTTGGGTAATCCTCATCGACATATGTACAAGGACATCAAACACTTACCACATATATACGCACAG GCTTGGCCATATTTCTTGACTTTATTGGTGTTAGAAAATGGATTGCGGCTATGgcaaagaaaacaaatacttAGACTTAACGACAGCATTACCTCGATGAGTCATGCCATCTTGCAAGAGTGTgccaa actgtTTTATAGAGGATCAGAACATTGTTTATACTTTtggatttataacaattataaaatttgtgaaCTACCTTGGAATTCTATAGCTTTCTGGTATTTTTCGGCGATTGCGgttgatttttgttattattggaTGCACAGAGCCAGTCATG aaattcatattttttgggCTCAACATCAGGTTCACCACAGTTCTGAGGAATTTAATGTTACTGTTGGAGTAAGACAATCGATATTTCAAAGTTTAGTGGGAATT GTGTGCTATGCTCCTTTGGCTTTATTTGTTCCACCAGTCTTGTTAATGGTGCATCAACAATTGAGTCTCTTGTACCAGATTTGGATCCATACCGAAACAATATCAACTATTGGACCATTGGactatgttttaaatactcCTGCATACCATAGGGTGCATCACG ggAGCAATCTATACTGTTTAGATAAGAACTATGGAggcgttttaattatatgggACAGAATATTCGGAACGTTCCAAGACTTTTATCCGGACAAACCCATTACGTATGGTTTAGTATATcagaaaaatgcatttaatccTCTATCCTTGCAA tttttctacaatttaaatttatattataaatggaatAGTATGAATGGTTGGAAGAACAAATTAAGGTCGGTCATCAGGGGACCAAGCTGGATACCAGGCCTGTCATGGACAGGTCACGACGGAAGGCGTGCTA gacgtagaaaaaaatatgatgtgaAGATATCTTATGCACTTAAGTCATATTTACTGGTTCATTTCATTGCAGTTGTCAATGGATATTTTACGTTAACAACAATTCCTCATTCT gaaattaatattacgtgCATGGCAATTTCTACGTTTTATGTTGTCTGGTCACTGACGAGCATAGGCTTGATGTTCGAAAAGTCATCGTGGTCAAAATGCTTTGAATGTTCAAGATGCTTAACCATGTTCGTTCATCTAATATATTTGGAACCTCAATCGTTTTTGACCGCATTAACTATCGCCATATATCAGTTGTTAATGGGTACTTCAGTTGTTATTTGGACTATTACATGTTTAATACGTTAA
- the LOC113552844 gene encoding alkylglycerol monooxygenase-like isoform X1 produces the protein MNFETANTTVLLWDMFYLGNPHRHMYKDIKHLPHIYAQAWPYFLTLLVLENGLRLWQRKQILRLNDSITSMSHAILQECAKLFYRGSEHCLYFWIYNNYKICELPWNSIAFWYFSAIAVDFCYYWMHRASHEIHIFWAQHQVHHSSEEFNVTVGVRQSIFQSLVGIVCYAPLALFVPPVLLMVHQQLSLLYQIWIHTETISTIGPLDYVLNTPAYHRVHHGSNLYCLDKNYGGVLIIWDRIFGTFQDFYPDKPITYGLVYQKNAFNPLSLQFFYNLNLYYKWNSMNGWKNKLRSVIRGPSWIPGLSWTGHDGRRASVAGRRKKYDVKISYALKSYLLVHFIAVVNGYFTLTTIPHSEINITCMAISTFYVVWSLTSIGLMFEKSSWSKCFECSRCLTMFVHLIYLEPQSFLTALTIAIYQLLMGTSVVIWTITCLIR, from the exons atgaattttgaaACTGCCAATACAACGGTTTTACTATGGGACATGTTCTACTTGGGTAATCCTCATCGACATATGTACAAGGACATCAAACACTTACCACATATATACGCACAG GCTTGGCCATATTTCTTGACTTTATTGGTGTTAGAAAATGGATTGCGGCTATGgcaaagaaaacaaatacttAGACTTAACGACAGCATTACCTCGATGAGTCATGCCATCTTGCAAGAGTGTgccaa actgtTTTATAGAGGATCAGAACATTGTTTATACTTTtggatttataacaattataaaatttgtgaaCTACCTTGGAATTCTATAGCTTTCTGGTATTTTTCGGCGATTGCGgttgatttttgttattattggaTGCACAGAGCCAGTCATG aaattcatattttttgggCTCAACATCAGGTTCACCACAGTTCTGAGGAATTTAATGTTACTGTTGGAGTAAGACAATCGATATTTCAAAGTTTAGTGGGAATT GTGTGCTATGCTCCTTTGGCTTTATTTGTTCCACCAGTCTTGTTAATGGTGCATCAACAATTGAGTCTCTTGTACCAGATTTGGATCCATACCGAAACAATATCAACTATTGGACCATTGGactatgttttaaatactcCTGCATACCATAGGGTGCATCACG ggAGCAATCTATACTGTTTAGATAAGAACTATGGAggcgttttaattatatgggACAGAATATTCGGAACGTTCCAAGACTTTTATCCGGACAAACCCATTACGTATGGTTTAGTATATcagaaaaatgcatttaatccTCTATCCTTGCAA tttttctacaatttaaatttatattataaatggaatAGTATGAATGGTTGGAAGAACAAATTAAGGTCGGTCATCAGGGGACCAAGCTGGATACCAGGCCTGTCATGGACAGGTCACGACGGAAGGCGTGCTAGT GTTGCAGgacgtagaaaaaaatatgatgtgaAGATATCTTATGCACTTAAGTCATATTTACTGGTTCATTTCATTGCAGTTGTCAATGGATATTTTACGTTAACAACAATTCCTCATTCT gaaattaatattacgtgCATGGCAATTTCTACGTTTTATGTTGTCTGGTCACTGACGAGCATAGGCTTGATGTTCGAAAAGTCATCGTGGTCAAAATGCTTTGAATGTTCAAGATGCTTAACCATGTTCGTTCATCTAATATATTTGGAACCTCAATCGTTTTTGACCGCATTAACTATCGCCATATATCAGTTGTTAATGGGTACTTCAGTTGTTATTTGGACTATTACATGTTTAATACGTTAA